Proteins from one Gimesia maris genomic window:
- a CDS encoding DUF1559 domain-containing protein, translating to MTLRRRAFTLIELLVVIAIIAILIALLLPAVQQAREAARRSSCKNNFKQIGLALHNYHDTQRIFPPGYCRAGTDIYNNFIGWGTFILPYIDQANLYNQIQTKGGFDNKWYDSTYSTIGTVEAKTVLPAYICPSDPMGGTNSDLSGYGKSNYLTVGSKYPASTPQIAFGRNSDVRIRDLTDGVSNTMLGGERTTQGSNIGGIWIGATGASSGYKIHGAPQFLSESTTLRSTQINGTTELNYGFSSSHVGGAHFLLGDGRVVFLSENIDKTTYDHLASINDGNVLGEF from the coding sequence ATGACTCTACGAAGAAGGGCGTTCACATTAATTGAACTTCTCGTTGTGATCGCCATTATTGCCATTTTAATTGCTTTATTATTGCCTGCTGTGCAACAGGCGCGTGAAGCTGCTCGCAGAAGCAGTTGCAAAAACAACTTCAAACAGATCGGTTTAGCGCTTCACAATTACCACGATACCCAGCGGATTTTTCCTCCCGGTTACTGCCGTGCAGGGACTGATATTTACAATAATTTTATTGGCTGGGGTACCTTCATTCTTCCTTATATCGATCAGGCGAATCTGTATAACCAGATTCAGACCAAGGGAGGGTTTGATAACAAATGGTACGACTCCACATATTCTACAATTGGTACCGTAGAAGCCAAAACAGTTCTGCCAGCTTACATCTGTCCTTCTGATCCAATGGGGGGAACCAACTCGGATCTTTCCGGATATGGTAAATCCAACTATCTGACAGTTGGTTCAAAGTATCCTGCTTCCACTCCCCAGATTGCCTTTGGTCGAAACAGCGATGTCCGCATCCGCGATCTGACCGACGGTGTGAGTAACACCATGCTGGGGGGCGAACGGACAACACAGGGTTCCAATATTGGTGGTATCTGGATTGGCGCAACAGGCGCCAGCTCCGGATATAAAATCCATGGTGCACCTCAGTTCCTCTCTGAGTCTACGACTCTGAGATCAACACAGATTAACGGAACAACGGAATTAAATTATGGATTCAGCAGTTCGCATGTCGGCGGGGCTCATTTCCTGCTGGGTGATGGCCGCGTCGTTTTTCTGAGTGAAAATATCGACAAGACGACTTACGACCATCTCGCTTCCATCAATGATGGAAATGTGCTCGGTGAATTCTAG
- a CDS encoding glycosyltransferase family 39 protein — MELKSKDNSKPGTGWWQGAGIYCLALCVRLFYLVSYLDSPLAGHYRTDHQFYRDWGLDLSQGTADATAAFSQGPLYAYVLGFWYWLFDSPETLILTLQAFIGSGTCLLIYASAQRLFTQRVALIAGILTAGFGPLVFYDVMLMKTFLSPFFTALILYACLRFREQQHLLWLWLAGLSVGLAVLVRENHILLTFPVLLFLWQSSGADRAAKKLRYQSVLIFSCACAIMLVPVAIRNTLVTGEFVAVTTGGGEVFYMAQGPDANGYYSPPPFIRTHPLFEHADFRLEARQRTGQLTLSPAACSRYWFWQGLKYAAANPLRTLKLTLIKLQILLNDYEVPDSAYFQTTREFIAPLAYLPTFGLFSGLGCLGLIVSFPRRKQLILPIGLLLAHLISILLIYNFGRFRAGMLPLWILFAAAGIDWLWSAWTRPAENRWPRLAAVPFVILTTLFCMLPHSGRMQAGYPEDEAAYYQFLQSRQQILQQVNRLKKQVGSDETGEAIQLASALMQLERFHEARDLLQPFAEKYPDNLQIQRFLGSILTQTREWQAAITHLEQAHKLDPDDSEICNNLGSAYEKAAETSQQDNTVELFETAARFWQKALRLDPRNSFARYNLARNKIRLEQHSEALADLNQLLEEHPEFELAEQGLEPLVMSPDSNLTAEEFQAAARNLEQLARFYEQTGRKPFQKHALLLAEIARRRSGVQN; from the coding sequence ATGGAATTGAAGAGCAAAGACAACTCGAAACCAGGCACAGGCTGGTGGCAGGGAGCAGGCATTTACTGCCTGGCGCTCTGCGTGCGTTTGTTTTACCTGGTGTCGTATCTCGATTCTCCTCTGGCAGGGCATTATCGTACAGATCACCAGTTCTATCGTGACTGGGGACTGGATCTCTCCCAGGGGACGGCAGATGCAACGGCAGCATTTTCACAGGGCCCGTTATATGCGTATGTCCTTGGCTTCTGGTACTGGCTGTTTGACAGTCCGGAGACATTGATCCTGACTCTGCAGGCTTTTATTGGAAGTGGGACCTGCCTGCTGATCTATGCGTCCGCGCAGAGGCTGTTTACTCAAAGGGTGGCTCTCATCGCAGGCATCCTGACAGCCGGATTCGGGCCGCTGGTCTTCTATGACGTCATGTTGATGAAAACGTTTCTCAGCCCGTTTTTTACGGCGTTGATACTTTATGCGTGCCTGCGTTTCCGGGAACAGCAGCATCTGCTCTGGTTGTGGCTGGCTGGCTTATCAGTTGGACTGGCCGTTCTGGTTCGTGAAAACCATATCCTGTTGACCTTCCCGGTGTTGCTGTTTCTCTGGCAGAGTTCAGGCGCCGATCGGGCTGCGAAAAAGTTACGTTATCAATCAGTTCTCATCTTCAGCTGTGCCTGTGCAATCATGCTGGTCCCCGTTGCAATTCGAAATACCCTGGTAACGGGAGAGTTTGTCGCGGTGACGACAGGCGGCGGCGAGGTCTTTTACATGGCTCAGGGGCCGGACGCGAACGGCTATTATTCACCGCCACCTTTCATACGCACACATCCGTTGTTTGAGCATGCAGACTTTCGCCTGGAAGCCCGCCAGCGAACGGGACAACTCACATTGTCACCAGCGGCGTGTTCGCGATACTGGTTCTGGCAGGGACTAAAATACGCGGCCGCCAATCCTCTGCGAACATTGAAGCTGACGCTCATAAAATTGCAGATTCTGTTGAACGACTATGAAGTACCAGACAGTGCCTATTTCCAGACGACTCGAGAATTTATAGCGCCCCTGGCGTATCTACCCACTTTTGGGCTGTTCAGCGGGCTGGGATGTCTGGGCCTGATTGTCTCTTTCCCCCGGCGCAAGCAGTTGATCCTGCCTATTGGATTACTGTTGGCCCACCTCATTTCGATTTTACTCATTTATAATTTTGGACGGTTTCGCGCGGGCATGTTGCCACTCTGGATCCTGTTTGCCGCTGCAGGCATTGACTGGCTGTGGAGTGCCTGGACCAGACCGGCTGAGAATCGCTGGCCCAGGCTGGCTGCAGTGCCGTTTGTGATCTTGACCACTCTATTCTGCATGCTGCCACATTCGGGCAGAATGCAGGCTGGTTATCCGGAAGACGAAGCCGCCTATTACCAGTTTCTACAGTCACGTCAGCAGATTCTGCAACAGGTGAACCGACTGAAAAAACAGGTCGGATCGGATGAGACTGGTGAAGCGATTCAACTGGCGTCTGCCCTGATGCAACTGGAACGCTTTCACGAAGCACGCGATCTGTTGCAGCCTTTTGCCGAGAAATATCCCGATAATCTGCAGATTCAACGCTTCCTCGGCAGTATCTTGACGCAGACCCGGGAGTGGCAGGCGGCGATAACACATCTGGAACAGGCTCACAAACTGGATCCGGATGACTCAGAAATCTGTAATAACCTGGGGAGTGCGTATGAGAAAGCCGCTGAAACGTCTCAGCAGGACAATACAGTAGAACTCTTTGAAACAGCGGCCCGTTTCTGGCAGAAAGCCCTCCGCCTCGATCCACGGAATTCTTTTGCGCGATACAACCTAGCCCGAAATAAAATTCGGCTGGAACAGCATTCCGAGGCACTGGCAGATTTGAATCAACTGTTGGAAGAGCACCCCGAGTTTGAACTGGCAGAACAAGGTCTGGAGCCTCTGGTGATGTCACCAGATTCAAATCTGACTGCAGAAGAGTTTCAGGCTGCTGCCCGGAATCTGGAACAACTGGCCCGGTTCTATGAACAGACCGGGCGCAAGCCATTCCAGAAGCACGCATTACTACTGGCTGAAATCGCGAGGCGACGCAGTGGAGTGCAGAACTAA